One region of Spiroplasma culicicola AES-1 genomic DNA includes:
- a CDS encoding glycoside hydrolase family 1 protein, whose protein sequence is MKDNKFLFSASTCAFQIEGARNLGGRTDSIWDEFTKRNFTIPPVGVAKREINSIEVAADFYHKYKTDVRIMKKLGLNAFVYNMDWTRIFPWDSTTINPEGIKFYIDLFEQLTNAGIKPIPILYHWDTPMWAQLQGGFENRDIVEWFRTYAKTCFKYLGKYTDTWFVNDENSTFTQSAYLSDYLPPARNDKTAFVKALHNLNLTAAVAKEEFELAKVAQYLNKDAILGIDHDWNPAIDYEGDQNSVAVKQYNEWWMKLFLDPNLKGQYPQCFYDYIAEHKIKFEIPVQDLEYLKKHKLDFIGWNYYRPIYVSKNEHQDNKQKFIAPPSESHLKELTFVYPKDCDYTKWNWLIDESRLVSGAIELSQRYGKDIPIMIIENGMGDFDDKSQSMIKDYDRIDYLKRHIREVLKAREFVNMIGYSLWTYCDIYSPSGGYRKDYGLVSVNFNSPLRTRKPKLSYVWYQNVIKNEGKELEFDKKYLENEYQKILDEWDIFYQ, encoded by the coding sequence ATGAAAGATAATAAATTTTTATTTAGTGCTTCAACTTGTGCATTTCAGATTGAAGGTGCAAGAAATCTTGGGGGAAGAACTGATTCAATTTGAGATGAATTTACTAAAAGGAATTTTACAATTCCCCCAGTTGGAGTTGCTAAACGTGAAATCAATAGTATTGAAGTAGCAGCAGACTTTTATCATAAATATAAAACTGATGTTAGAATCATGAAAAAATTAGGATTAAATGCTTTTGTTTATAATATGGATTGAACAAGAATTTTCCCTTGAGACAGTACAACAATTAATCCTGAAGGAATTAAATTTTATATTGATTTATTTGAACAATTAACTAATGCTGGAATTAAACCAATTCCAATTCTTTATCATTGAGATACTCCAATGTGAGCACAACTACAAGGTGGTTTTGAAAATAGAGATATTGTTGAGTGATTTAGAACTTATGCAAAAACTTGTTTTAAGTATTTGGGAAAATATACAGATACATGATTTGTAAATGATGAAAATTCAACATTTACTCAATCAGCTTATTTATCAGATTATTTACCCCCAGCAAGAAATGATAAAACTGCATTTGTAAAAGCTTTACATAATTTAAATTTAACAGCAGCTGTTGCTAAAGAAGAATTTGAACTTGCAAAAGTTGCACAGTATTTAAATAAAGATGCAATTTTGGGAATTGATCATGATTGAAATCCAGCAATTGACTATGAAGGCGATCAAAACAGTGTTGCTGTTAAACAATATAATGAATGATGAATGAAACTCTTTTTAGATCCAAATTTAAAAGGGCAATATCCACAATGTTTTTATGATTATATTGCAGAACATAAAATTAAGTTTGAAATTCCAGTGCAAGATCTTGAATATTTGAAAAAACATAAACTTGATTTTATTGGGTGAAATTATTATCGCCCAATTTATGTATCAAAAAATGAACATCAAGATAACAAACAAAAATTTATTGCTCCACCAAGTGAATCTCATCTAAAAGAATTAACATTTGTTTATCCAAAAGATTGTGATTATACAAAATGAAATTGATTAATTGATGAATCACGTTTAGTAAGCGGTGCTATTGAATTGAGTCAACGTTATGGAAAAGATATTCCCATTATGATTATTGAAAATGGAATGGGTGATTTTGATGATAAGAGTCAATCTATGATAAAAGATTATGACAGAATTGATTATTTAAAGAGACATATTCGTGAAGTTTTAAAAGCTCGTGAATTTGTTAATATGATTGGATATTCATTATGAACTTATTGTGATATATATTCACCAAGTGGAGGTTATCGAAAAGACTATGGTTTAGTAAGTGTTAATTTTAATTCACCATTAAGAACACGAAAACCAAAATTAAGTTATGTTTGATATCAAAATGTAATTAAAAATGAAGGAAAGGAATTAGAATTTGATAAAAAATATCTAGAAAATGAATATCAAAAGATATTAGATGAATGAGATATTTTTTATCAATAA
- a CDS encoding MupG family TIM beta-alpha barrel fold protein: MKRNIGISIYPEQSSFEKDKAYLDLAKNFGFKILFTSILHFGNDPEFHHKCEKVFKTIGYAKALGFYVVLDVEENSMKKAGIENDLLKCKEIGVDCIRLDTPLRASEIAMFTFNKAEIDIQLNMSNNDHLITNIMDYKPIAARLNGCHNFYPLKNTALPLQFFRECNQKYLAHRLETSAFVGSHIGEMTTAIGWKELPTIEIQRDLSIKAQAKILFYSQEIDNVLIGNAYASEAEMMELAKVNRYVLTFNIKKENFVTDDESDIILSTSHYRRGDITEMFIRSTMPRIYFKDRDIQPNNKKNKFNIGDIVIINNNDEKYKGELHIILQDDFENIDNKYNYVASIKAEEKILLDYLQANSQFRFEFD, translated from the coding sequence ATGAAAAGAAATATAGGTATATCAATTTATCCAGAACAATCAAGTTTTGAAAAAGATAAAGCATATTTAGATTTAGCCAAAAATTTTGGTTTTAAAATTTTATTTACCAGTATATTACATTTTGGCAATGATCCAGAGTTTCATCATAAATGTGAAAAGGTGTTTAAAACTATTGGTTATGCCAAAGCATTAGGTTTTTATGTTGTTTTAGATGTTGAAGAAAATTCAATGAAAAAAGCTGGAATAGAAAATGATTTATTAAAATGTAAAGAAATTGGAGTTGATTGTATTCGTCTTGATACACCACTTCGTGCATCAGAAATTGCAATGTTTACTTTTAATAAAGCAGAAATCGATATTCAATTAAATATGTCTAATAATGATCATTTAATTACAAATATTATGGATTACAAACCAATTGCTGCACGTTTAAATGGATGTCACAATTTTTATCCATTAAAAAATACAGCCTTGCCTTTACAGTTTTTTAGAGAATGTAATCAAAAATATTTAGCACATCGTTTAGAAACTTCAGCCTTTGTTGGCAGTCATATTGGTGAAATGACAACAGCAATTGGGTGAAAAGAATTGCCAACAATTGAAATTCAAAGAGATTTATCAATTAAAGCACAAGCCAAAATTCTCTTTTACAGTCAAGAAATTGATAATGTTTTAATTGGAAATGCATATGCTAGTGAAGCTGAAATGATGGAACTTGCAAAAGTTAATCGCTATGTTTTAACTTTTAATATAAAAAAAGAAAATTTTGTTACAGATGATGAGAGTGACATTATTTTAAGTACAAGTCATTATCGTCGTGGAGATATTACTGAAATGTTTATTAGATCAACAATGCCAAGAATTTATTTTAAAGATCGCGATATACAACCAAATAATAAGAAAAATAAATTTAATATTGGTGATATTGTTATTATCAATAACAATGATGAAAAATACAAAGGGGAATTACATATTATTTTACAAGATGATTTTGAAAATATAGATAATAAATATAATTATGTGGCTTCAATTAAAGCTGAAGAAAAAATCCTGTTAGATTATTTACAAGCAAATTCCCAATTTAGATTCGAGTTTGATTAA
- a CDS encoding glycoside hydrolase family 1 protein: MSKIEKQFLIGASLSGPQTEGSIAKKIDSVMDYWYKNYQDDFYNHIGPEITSNFYVNYKEALKNLDKLGLEMYRTSIQWSRIFSDDNLSQINNEGIEFYKAYFKEIKKYNVRLVVNLFHFDMPMSLQKKDGFFDKLTINKYVEYAKICFENFNDLVDDWATFNEPMANVECQYLYGFHYPKEKNFKKSIQIFYNILVAHAKVVNLFNRDYRKDNQKITTILALNPAIPRDKNNLEDVKAAHYCDLLRNYAQLDPIINGNFDPELIVFLKENNFKIDFNKSELDEIACAKIDYISLNYYQPSRVKAKEQKVEVINDMHDLFDFWDWPEKRINPYRGWEIFPEGIYKIANVIKERYNNFAWVISENGMGVEDEERFRNKEGFIDDDYRIEFIQEHLEWIYKAIEEGSNCFGYNLWTFIDNWSWSNAYKNRYGFVEYNLETQKYILKKSGYWIKEVIKKKRGK; encoded by the coding sequence ATGAGTAAAATAGAAAAACAATTTTTAATAGGGGCTTCTTTATCGGGTCCTCAAACTGAGGGTTCAATTGCTAAAAAAATTGATAGTGTAATGGATTATTGGTATAAAAATTATCAAGATGATTTTTATAATCATATTGGTCCTGAAATTACATCAAATTTTTATGTTAATTATAAAGAAGCTTTAAAAAATTTAGATAAATTAGGTTTAGAAATGTATCGTACATCAATTCAATGATCACGTATTTTTAGTGATGATAATTTAAGCCAAATTAATAATGAAGGAATTGAATTTTATAAAGCATATTTTAAAGAAATTAAAAAATACAATGTGAGATTAGTTGTTAATTTATTTCATTTTGATATGCCTATGTCACTGCAAAAAAAAGATGGTTTTTTTGATAAATTAACAATTAATAAATATGTTGAATATGCCAAAATCTGTTTTGAAAATTTCAACGATTTAGTTGATGATTGAGCGACTTTTAATGAACCAATGGCAAATGTTGAATGTCAATATTTATACGGTTTTCATTATCCAAAAGAAAAAAACTTTAAAAAATCAATTCAGATTTTTTACAATATTTTAGTTGCCCATGCAAAAGTTGTCAATTTATTTAATAGAGATTATCGCAAAGATAATCAAAAAATCACAACAATTCTAGCTTTAAATCCTGCAATTCCAAGAGATAAAAATAATCTTGAGGATGTAAAAGCTGCTCATTATTGTGATTTATTGCGCAATTATGCACAATTGGACCCAATAATTAATGGTAATTTTGATCCAGAATTAATTGTTTTCTTAAAAGAAAATAATTTTAAAATTGATTTTAACAAATCAGAGTTGGATGAAATTGCTTGTGCAAAAATTGATTATATTTCATTGAATTATTATCAACCTTCAAGAGTTAAAGCAAAAGAACAAAAAGTAGAAGTGATAAATGATATGCATGATTTATTTGATTTCTGAGATTGACCTGAAAAGCGCATTAATCCTTATCGAGGATGAGAGATTTTTCCTGAAGGTATTTACAAAATCGCCAATGTTATAAAAGAACGATATAACAATTTTGCTTGAGTAATTTCTGAAAATGGAATGGGTGTTGAAGATGAAGAACGCTTTAGAAATAAAGAAGGTTTTATTGACGATGATTATCGAATTGAATTTATTCAAGAACATTTAGAGTGAATTTATAAAGCAATTGAGGAAGGTTCAAATTGTTTTGGATATAATTTGTGAACTTTTATAGATAATTGAAGTTGATCAAATGCTTATAAAAATCGCTATGGATTTGTTGAATATAATTTAGAAACCCAAAAATATATTCTTAAAAAATCTGGTTATTGAATTAAAGAAGTAATTAAAAAGAAAAGGGGAAAATAA
- a CDS encoding ROK family protein, with translation MKIAIDIGGMSTKLCIVNNLEIVKKEIIAYDQLISAPELYQLIEKQIEKFINQFDISLIGLAIPGIINPQTGEVGGISAIKDRQKVNFKVMLKQKFNLPVYVENDANCAGIAEMVSGAGKGSQNALFMIVGTGIGGTTFINNKIYHGNNFMAGELGCMLNLINQEGLYQNMSEVSGMYSLTNNFFLKHNQKLTGREIYDNYDKDINCKEAVNIQIHNLAKIIINSSFVIDPDVVIIGGAVSSNPLFMKLLQDEVTRLYKLSNMVLNFTVKACHFNNDANIIGASVLNEMN, from the coding sequence ATGAAAATAGCAATTGATATTGGTGGTATGTCAACTAAACTTTGCATTGTCAATAATTTAGAAATTGTAAAAAAAGAGATCATTGCATATGATCAATTAATTTCTGCTCCAGAGTTATATCAACTTATTGAAAAACAAATTGAAAAATTCATAAATCAATTTGATATTTCATTAATTGGTTTAGCAATTCCTGGGATTATTAATCCTCAAACTGGTGAAGTTGGGGGAATAAGTGCTATTAAGGATCGCCAAAAAGTAAATTTCAAAGTAATGTTAAAACAAAAATTTAATTTACCAGTTTATGTTGAAAATGATGCCAATTGTGCTGGAATTGCAGAAATGGTAAGTGGAGCTGGTAAGGGCAGTCAAAATGCTCTATTTATGATTGTTGGAACTGGAATTGGGGGAACAACTTTTATAAATAACAAGATTTATCATGGAAATAATTTTATGGCTGGAGAGCTTGGATGTATGTTAAACCTAATTAATCAAGAGGGTTTATATCAAAATATGAGTGAAGTTTCGGGAATGTATAGTTTAACAAATAATTTCTTTCTAAAACATAATCAAAAATTAACTGGAAGAGAAATTTATGACAATTATGATAAAGATATTAATTGTAAAGAAGCTGTTAATATTCAAATTCACAATTTGGCAAAAATTATTATTAATAGCTCATTTGTTATTGATCCTGATGTTGTTATTATTGGAGGAGCTGTAAGTAGTAATCCATTGTTTATGAAACTCCTTCAAGATGAAGTTACAAGATTATATAAATTATCAAATATGGTCTTAAATTTTACAGTTAAAGCATGTCACTTTAATAATGATGCCAATATTATTGGGGCCTCAGTTTTAAATGAAATGAATTAA
- a CDS encoding PTS lactose/cellobiose transporter subunit IIA produces MSNKINWEEVSMGIITHSGMAKSNAVLAIRAAKEKDFAKAEQLMADAEKEMINAHNAHMDVVVQEAQGIQHDFKVLFMHAEDQMLTTQTLMVLAQEMIEMYKKIHG; encoded by the coding sequence ATGAGTAACAAAATTAATTGAGAGGAAGTTTCAATGGGTATTATTACCCATTCTGGAATGGCTAAATCAAATGCAGTACTAGCAATTAGAGCTGCAAAAGAAAAAGACTTTGCAAAAGCAGAACAATTAATGGCTGATGCAGAAAAAGAAATGATAAATGCACATAATGCACATATGGATGTTGTTGTTCAAGAAGCTCAAGGAATTCAACACGATTTTAAAGTATTATTTATGCATGCAGAAGATCAAATGCTAACAACTCAAACATTAATGGTTTTAGCACAAGAAATGATTGAAATGTATAAAAAAATACATGGCTAA